Proteins encoded by one window of Yersinia massiliensis:
- a CDS encoding sigma-54 interaction domain-containing protein — MPVDDSHSSINVIGSSEAFRQLLRLVEKVAPSQQSLLICGPTGCGKEVIAQLVHQHSKNPSAPFIDLNCGAIPEHLVEAELFGHVRGAFTGAAGDRRGHLEMVGSGTLFLDEIGEMPLSVQPKLLRALETRTFRPIGSSDVRHFKGRVVAATHRNLLTQVKSGVFREDLYYRLGVITLDIPALNQRKEDIPALIEYFASLQTHRLVFNAHAMSHLQQYPWPGNVRELRNLVDRLAALSDTHLITREVLDTFMPTAQLEVKLSSDLLADAMLALPGGDKLEVVEQLLIERALQRTTGNKTAAAQLLGISRKSVERRIHGRMDKRPIALQHLQTGMRLMQSAAYHEAIADLQKGLQLLAGITLDEEVRQLHYNLYRQLSLSYQILHGWLSHDALKYHNDAISLGKKTGDESELAGLFFWRWSAQLMALELPHVRTLAQELLQHGQTEKTALIWGEAHIALASTLFWLGDNQEVLTCLARSKLLNSSAEYTDQQGLDLFGMALTLEGLASFQRGKFKRAKEIAKKLELRGHDETLIVFHRVISLRGAAWLACLFEDRGRLGPLTHALEIQTQQYGFAFYQGLGKVLKGCYLLMQHDYVQAEQYMIDGFDTHLFSEGGKLFHSFHAWKRGELLLLSGQPQQCDILISQALDLAFKHQERAYLSELMIIQARARWALSDATGAEQGFRCAIATAQALGIVPAQIAATHELASLLAQTQRKPEAITLLSSILKSIDSQGGPPIVSRATQLLAELDQPN, encoded by the coding sequence ATGCCGGTAGATGATAGCCATTCATCAATTAATGTTATTGGTTCATCCGAAGCCTTTAGACAACTTTTACGGTTAGTTGAGAAGGTTGCACCTTCGCAGCAAAGCTTGCTGATTTGTGGCCCTACCGGTTGCGGAAAAGAAGTGATTGCTCAATTAGTCCATCAACATAGTAAAAACCCGTCAGCACCTTTTATCGATCTTAACTGTGGGGCCATCCCTGAGCACTTGGTTGAAGCGGAACTATTTGGCCATGTGAGAGGCGCATTTACGGGTGCTGCGGGTGATCGGCGAGGCCATTTGGAAATGGTCGGAAGTGGCACCCTCTTCTTAGATGAAATTGGTGAAATGCCATTATCGGTACAGCCTAAACTGCTACGCGCATTAGAAACACGCACTTTTCGGCCCATCGGCAGTAGTGATGTGCGCCATTTTAAAGGGCGAGTGGTTGCCGCGACTCACCGGAACTTACTGACTCAAGTCAAAAGCGGGGTGTTTAGGGAAGATCTCTATTACCGCCTCGGGGTCATCACGCTGGATATTCCTGCCCTCAACCAGCGCAAAGAGGACATTCCTGCATTAATCGAATATTTCGCCTCACTGCAAACTCACCGTTTAGTCTTCAATGCCCACGCCATGTCTCACTTACAACAGTATCCTTGGCCGGGAAACGTGCGAGAACTACGTAACCTAGTGGACAGGTTAGCGGCATTATCGGATACCCACTTAATCACTCGCGAAGTACTCGACACGTTTATGCCGACTGCGCAGCTTGAGGTGAAACTATCATCGGATCTGCTTGCTGACGCCATGCTGGCACTACCGGGAGGCGATAAACTGGAGGTGGTGGAACAATTACTGATTGAGCGTGCATTACAGCGCACGACGGGAAATAAAACAGCCGCGGCACAATTATTGGGTATCAGTCGTAAATCGGTGGAACGGCGTATCCATGGCCGGATGGATAAGCGGCCCATCGCCCTACAGCATTTGCAAACCGGAATGCGCCTCATGCAAAGTGCTGCCTATCATGAAGCCATCGCGGATTTACAAAAAGGCTTACAACTGTTGGCAGGAATTACGCTAGATGAAGAAGTTCGGCAGCTACATTACAACCTCTATCGTCAACTGAGCCTCAGCTATCAAATATTGCATGGTTGGTTAAGTCATGATGCGCTGAAATATCATAACGATGCCATTTCATTGGGAAAAAAAACGGGTGATGAATCCGAGCTGGCGGGGCTGTTTTTTTGGCGTTGGTCAGCGCAGCTAATGGCGCTGGAATTACCTCATGTGCGTACTCTGGCCCAGGAGTTGTTGCAACACGGGCAAACAGAAAAAACAGCATTGATATGGGGTGAAGCGCATATCGCATTAGCCAGTACCCTGTTTTGGCTTGGCGATAATCAGGAGGTCTTGACCTGCTTGGCTCGTAGCAAATTACTCAATTCTTCCGCTGAATATACCGACCAACAAGGCTTGGATTTATTCGGCATGGCACTAACGTTAGAAGGGTTGGCATCATTTCAACGGGGTAAGTTTAAGCGAGCCAAAGAGATAGCCAAAAAACTGGAATTACGAGGTCATGATGAGACGTTAATTGTTTTTCATCGTGTTATCTCTCTACGAGGGGCAGCATGGCTGGCCTGTTTATTCGAAGACAGGGGTCGTTTAGGACCCTTAACCCACGCATTAGAAATACAGACACAGCAATATGGCTTTGCTTTTTATCAGGGACTGGGGAAGGTATTAAAAGGGTGTTATCTGCTGATGCAGCATGATTATGTGCAAGCAGAACAATATATGATCGACGGTTTTGATACCCATCTATTCAGCGAGGGCGGGAAGCTCTTTCACTCCTTCCACGCATGGAAACGTGGCGAACTATTACTCCTCTCCGGTCAGCCACAACAGTGCGACATCTTGATATCTCAGGCGTTAGATTTGGCGTTCAAACACCAAGAGCGTGCTTATCTCAGTGAGCTGATGATTATCCAAGCTCGCGCCAGATGGGCATTAAGTGATGCCACCGGCGCTGAACAAGGGTTCCGTTGCGCCATCGCGACCGCGCAGGCATTGGGTATTGTGCCCGCTCAAATCGCCGCAACTCATGAGTTGGCCAGCTTATTAGCGCAAACACAGCGAAAGCCGGAAGCCATTACCTTGCTGTCCAGCATCCTGAAAAGCATTGATTCTCAAGGGGGCCCACCCATTGTCAGCCGAGCCACTCAATTATTAGCCGAGTTAGATCAACCGAATTAA
- the recG gene encoding ATP-dependent DNA helicase RecG — translation MKGRLLDAVPLSTLSGVGASQAGKLAKMGLETIQDLLLHLPLRYEDRTRLYRIGDLLPGLSVTVEGEVLRSDISFGRRRMMTCQISDGSGVLTLRFFNFNAAMKNSLSPGKHVIAYGEAKRGNTGPEIIHPEYRVHGENIGVELQESLTPVYPTTEGIRQATLRKLIDQALAMLDTCVIAELLPIELSRSLISLPEAIHTLHRPPADIQLIDLEQGKHPAQRRLIMEELLAHNLSMLAVRAGAQSYRALPLLAEDELKQRFLAALPFTPTHAQQRVVAEIEQDMTHNFPMMRLIQGDVGSGKTLVAALAALRAIAHGKQVALMAPTELLAEQHANTFRQWLEPLGLEVGWLAGKQKGKARLAQQDAIASGQVAMVVGTHAMFQEQVRFSGLALVIIDEQHRFGVHQRLALWEKGEEQGFHPHQLIMTATPIPRTLAMTAYADLDTSVIDELPPGRTPVTTVAIPDTRRSDVIQRVKNACLEEGRQAYWVCTLIEESEVLEAQAAEVTCEELKNALPEIKVGLVHGRMKGAEKQAVMLAFKQGELQLLVATTVIEVGVDVPNASLMIIDNPERLGLAQLHQLRGRVGRGAVASHCVLLYKTPLSKTAQMRLQVLRDSNDGFVIAQRDLEIRGPGELLGTRQTGNAEFKVADLLRDQAMIPEVQRVARHLHQQYPEHARALIERWLPERTRYTNA, via the coding sequence ATGAAAGGCCGCCTGTTGGACGCCGTCCCCCTGAGTACACTTTCTGGTGTGGGTGCCAGTCAGGCTGGGAAACTGGCCAAAATGGGCCTCGAAACCATTCAAGATTTATTGCTTCACCTTCCACTGCGTTATGAAGACCGTACTCGTCTATACCGTATTGGTGATCTTTTACCCGGTCTTTCTGTCACCGTAGAAGGTGAAGTTCTGCGCTCTGACATCAGTTTTGGTCGACGCCGTATGATGACCTGCCAAATCAGCGATGGTAGCGGCGTTTTGACCCTGCGCTTTTTTAACTTCAATGCCGCCATGAAAAATAGCCTGTCACCGGGCAAGCATGTTATTGCCTATGGCGAAGCCAAGCGGGGCAATACGGGGCCAGAAATCATTCATCCTGAATATCGGGTGCATGGCGAAAATATTGGCGTTGAATTGCAAGAATCCCTGACACCTGTTTATCCCACCACAGAAGGGATTCGTCAGGCAACACTGCGCAAGCTAATTGATCAAGCTCTGGCCATGTTGGATACCTGCGTCATTGCTGAGTTATTACCGATAGAATTAAGTCGCTCGCTGATTAGCCTGCCTGAAGCTATTCATACATTGCATCGCCCACCCGCTGATATCCAACTGATTGACTTAGAGCAAGGGAAACATCCTGCACAGCGGCGGCTGATTATGGAAGAGTTACTGGCCCATAATCTCAGCATGTTAGCCGTTAGAGCGGGTGCTCAGAGCTATCGGGCACTGCCTTTGTTGGCAGAAGATGAGCTGAAGCAACGTTTTCTAGCTGCACTACCGTTCACCCCCACGCACGCCCAACAGCGAGTGGTGGCAGAAATTGAACAGGACATGACGCATAATTTTCCGATGATGCGACTGATTCAAGGGGATGTGGGATCTGGTAAAACATTGGTTGCCGCACTGGCGGCACTACGTGCTATTGCTCATGGCAAACAAGTGGCGTTGATGGCCCCGACCGAATTGCTCGCAGAACAGCATGCCAATACCTTCCGCCAATGGTTAGAACCATTAGGTTTGGAGGTGGGCTGGCTCGCTGGGAAGCAAAAAGGCAAAGCGCGACTGGCGCAGCAAGATGCCATAGCCAGTGGTCAGGTTGCAATGGTCGTTGGCACCCACGCGATGTTTCAGGAACAAGTCCGTTTTTCCGGACTGGCACTGGTCATTATTGATGAGCAACATCGCTTCGGTGTTCATCAACGGCTCGCGTTATGGGAAAAAGGCGAGGAGCAAGGGTTCCACCCGCATCAGCTCATTATGACGGCCACTCCAATTCCCCGAACGCTCGCCATGACCGCCTACGCGGATCTCGATACCTCCGTGATTGATGAACTGCCGCCGGGAAGAACCCCCGTGACAACCGTCGCCATCCCCGATACCCGCCGCAGCGATGTGATTCAACGGGTTAAAAATGCTTGTCTGGAAGAGGGCCGCCAAGCGTACTGGGTTTGTACCTTGATTGAAGAATCTGAAGTGCTCGAAGCCCAAGCCGCCGAAGTGACGTGTGAAGAGCTAAAAAATGCCTTGCCGGAGATTAAAGTCGGCTTAGTGCATGGGCGGATGAAAGGCGCCGAAAAACAGGCCGTTATGCTGGCATTTAAGCAGGGTGAATTGCAGTTATTGGTCGCGACAACCGTGATTGAGGTCGGCGTAGACGTACCGAACGCAAGCTTGATGATCATCGATAACCCTGAACGCTTGGGATTAGCACAACTGCACCAATTGCGTGGTCGCGTAGGCCGAGGCGCTGTCGCCTCACACTGCGTACTGCTCTACAAAACGCCACTGAGCAAGACTGCCCAAATGCGTTTGCAAGTATTGCGCGACAGTAACGATGGTTTTGTTATTGCACAACGCGACTTAGAAATCCGTGGCCCTGGCGAATTATTAGGCACTCGGCAGACGGGGAATGCAGAGTTCAAAGTGGCCGATTTACTGCGTGACCAAGCCATGATCCCCGAAGTGCAGCGCGTCGCTCGTCATCTGCATCAGCAATACCCCGAACATGCTCGCGCATTAATTGAGCGTTGGTTACCCGAGCGAACGCGCTATACGAACGCATAA
- a CDS encoding AsmA family protein, whose amino-acid sequence MKFLGKVLLTLLLLLVLSVVLCYVLLQTRWAAEWLSRWVSDNSEYQLSLGKIDHSWSTPGQISLTDVTFGRDNQPPLLVAQQTLLGLSWRQLTEPRHLLSLNLQNGSLTLSNSPSPLPLQADTLQLTNMVLNTTIEPTNSAGQWKMTGQQVTGGLVPWQPMAGNSLGENAKFQFSAGTLTINGIVAQRLYVQGSIDKNALTLTTFGADIAQGELTGNASQSADGSWIVDRLRLSNIRLQTSATVDDVWDTFLKLPPITLKRLDLIDARVEGNNWAFNDLDLMLKNITFKQGDWQSDEGEMSFNAGDIIKGNIHLIDPIATFALSPAGVAINQFSTRWQDGLLRTQGLWARDTHRLQLNELTLVALVYTLPSDWKQQWQQTLPKWLSDVYVGKLNGSRNLLIDISPDFPFQITSLDMAGTNLLLAKNHQWGVWSGSLMLNAGNATFNKNDVRRPSLSLSANEQQIALSELSAFTRAGLLEATASIEQNPARAFSLSLTGRSVDLDILQNWGWPALPLQGLGNLKLQIKGSLAADTPLKPTVNGALQATDSHGQQVNQVMQHGEVHSNVSQ is encoded by the coding sequence ATGAAATTTCTCGGGAAAGTGCTGCTAACGTTATTATTACTCTTGGTGCTATCCGTAGTGCTCTGCTACGTATTACTCCAGACCCGCTGGGCCGCCGAATGGCTGAGCCGCTGGGTTAGTGATAACAGCGAATATCAACTTTCTCTGGGGAAGATAGATCACTCCTGGTCCACACCTGGGCAAATCAGTTTGACTGATGTGACGTTCGGGCGCGACAATCAGCCCCCTCTACTTGTAGCCCAACAGACGCTCCTTGGTCTGAGCTGGCGGCAACTCACCGAACCTCGTCATCTTCTTAGCCTGAATTTGCAAAATGGCAGTTTAACCCTTAGCAACAGTCCCTCCCCACTGCCTTTACAGGCTGATACCCTGCAATTAACCAATATGGTGCTGAATACGACGATTGAGCCAACAAATTCAGCAGGCCAATGGAAAATGACTGGCCAGCAAGTCACGGGGGGGTTAGTGCCGTGGCAGCCGATGGCAGGTAATAGTCTGGGGGAAAATGCTAAATTTCAGTTTAGTGCCGGTACATTGACCATTAATGGCATCGTCGCACAGCGACTCTATGTGCAAGGTTCGATAGACAAAAATGCACTGACACTGACGACATTCGGTGCTGATATCGCTCAAGGGGAACTAACAGGTAATGCCAGCCAATCCGCTGATGGCAGTTGGATAGTGGATCGCCTGCGCCTCAGTAATATTCGCCTGCAAACCTCCGCGACCGTAGACGATGTTTGGGATACTTTTTTAAAACTGCCGCCAATAACATTGAAACGTTTGGATTTGATTGATGCACGAGTCGAAGGGAATAATTGGGCCTTCAATGATCTCGACCTGATGCTAAAAAACATCACCTTTAAGCAGGGTGATTGGCAAAGTGATGAGGGAGAAATGTCCTTCAATGCAGGCGATATTATTAAAGGTAATATTCATCTGATTGACCCGATCGCCACCTTTGCTTTATCGCCCGCTGGCGTGGCGATTAATCAGTTCTCAACACGTTGGCAGGATGGCCTGCTAAGAACTCAAGGGCTTTGGGCTCGTGATACCCATCGCCTGCAACTGAATGAACTGACCCTAGTCGCTCTGGTTTATACCTTACCCAGCGATTGGAAACAGCAATGGCAACAAACTTTGCCCAAGTGGCTGTCTGACGTCTATGTGGGGAAATTAAATGGTAGCCGTAACTTGTTGATTGATATCAGCCCAGACTTCCCTTTCCAGATAACGTCATTGGATATGGCTGGCACCAACTTACTGTTAGCCAAAAATCATCAGTGGGGTGTTTGGTCGGGGTCACTGATGTTGAACGCAGGTAATGCGACCTTCAATAAAAATGATGTTCGCCGCCCGTCTCTGTCGTTAAGTGCCAATGAACAACAAATTGCCTTGAGCGAGTTAAGTGCGTTTACCCGCGCGGGCTTACTGGAAGCGACCGCCAGCATTGAGCAAAACCCTGCTCGAGCATTCTCATTGTCGTTGACCGGCCGTTCTGTTGATTTGGATATTTTGCAAAACTGGGGCTGGCCAGCGTTACCACTGCAAGGTCTGGGTAATTTGAAATTGCAGATAAAAGGCAGTCTGGCAGCAGATACCCCATTGAAACCCACCGTTAATGGCGCCTTACAAGCCACTGACAGCCATGGGCAGCAAGTTAATCAAGTGATGCAGCATGGTGAAGTGCATAGCAACGTAAGCCAATAA
- the gltS gene encoding sodium/glutamate symporter — MFHLDTYGTLVAACLVLLLGRKLVKTVPFLKKYTIPEPVAGGLLVAFMMLLMQKTLGWEISFDMSLKDPLMLAFFATIGLNANLASLRAGGKALSIFVFVVVGLLLVQNAIGVALAKLMGLDPLMGLLAGSITLSGGHGTGAAWSKVFVERYGFENATEVAMACATFGLVLGGLIGGPVARYLVKHSSTPDGSPEDSEVPSAFEKPSAGRMITSLVLVETIAMIAICLMAGHVISGWLQGTMFELPTFVCVLFVGVILSNTLSTIGFYKVFDRAVSVLGNVSLSLFLAMALMSLKLWELASLALPMLVILSAQALVMALYAIFVTYRVMGKNYDAAVLAAGHCGFGLGATPTAIANMQAITDRFGPSHLAFLVVPMVGAFFIDIVNVLVIKLYLLLPIFPTVIG, encoded by the coding sequence ATGTTTCATCTCGATACCTATGGCACGCTCGTCGCGGCCTGTTTGGTTTTACTGCTAGGCCGTAAACTCGTAAAAACTGTCCCTTTTCTAAAAAAATACACCATTCCCGAACCGGTCGCTGGTGGTTTGCTCGTGGCATTTATGATGCTGCTGATGCAAAAGACACTCGGCTGGGAAATCAGTTTTGACATGTCACTGAAAGATCCCTTGATGTTGGCATTCTTTGCGACCATCGGGCTGAATGCTAATTTGGCCAGTTTACGTGCGGGTGGCAAGGCGCTGAGTATTTTTGTCTTTGTCGTCGTCGGTTTACTGCTCGTGCAGAATGCGATTGGGGTTGCCCTCGCGAAGTTGATGGGACTAGACCCATTGATGGGATTATTGGCCGGCTCCATTACCTTATCGGGTGGTCATGGCACTGGTGCGGCGTGGAGTAAAGTGTTTGTTGAGCGCTATGGCTTTGAAAATGCGACTGAAGTCGCGATGGCCTGTGCGACCTTTGGTTTAGTCCTCGGTGGGTTGATTGGCGGCCCAGTGGCCCGTTATTTGGTCAAGCACTCTTCCACCCCTGACGGCTCACCAGAAGACAGCGAAGTGCCTTCTGCGTTTGAAAAACCCTCTGCTGGCCGCATGATTACATCGCTAGTGTTGGTCGAAACTATCGCCATGATTGCCATTTGTTTGATGGCGGGCCATGTGATTTCCGGCTGGCTACAGGGCACGATGTTTGAGCTGCCCACCTTCGTCTGCGTACTATTTGTTGGGGTGATCCTCAGTAATACGCTGTCGACAATTGGTTTTTATAAAGTGTTTGATCGCGCGGTCTCGGTGCTGGGGAACGTCAGTTTGTCACTGTTTTTAGCGATGGCATTAATGAGCCTAAAACTGTGGGAGTTGGCATCTTTGGCCTTGCCGATGCTGGTTATCCTGTCGGCACAGGCGTTGGTGATGGCGCTATACGCTATTTTTGTCACTTATCGGGTGATGGGGAAAAACTATGATGCGGCGGTACTGGCGGCAGGGCACTGTGGCTTTGGTCTAGGTGCAACACCGACGGCCATCGCTAATATGCAGGCGATCACTGACCGTTTTGGTCCCTCTCATTTGGCCTTTTTGGTGGTACCGATGGTGGGGGCGTTCTTCATTGATATCGTCAATGTGCTCGTGATTAAACTTTATCTACTATTACCCATCTTCCCTACAGTCATTGGGTAA
- a CDS encoding uracil-xanthine permease family protein: MSTQSAELDAPQQPTTRPSELIYRLEDRPPLAQTLFAACQHLLAMFVAVITPGLLICQALGLPAEDTQRIISMSLFASGLASLLQIKTWGPVGSGLLSIQGTSFNFVSPLIMGGLALKNGGADIPTMMAALFGTLMVASCTEIILSRFLHLARRIITPLVSGIVVMIIGLSLIQVGLTSIGGGYAAMSDNTFGAPKNLLLAGAVLAVIILLNRQRNPYLRVASLVIAMAVGYLLAWSLGMLPESRPVVDTALITIPTPLFYGLSFDWNLLIPLMLIFMVTSLETIGDITATSDVSEQPVHGPLYMKRLKGGVLANGLNSMLSAVFNTFPNSCFGQNNGVIQLTGVASRYVGFVVALMLIVLGLFPAVAGFVQHIPEPVLGGATLVMFGTIAASGVRIVSRETLNRRAIMIMALSLAVGMGVAQQPMILQFAPDWIKTLLSSGIAAGGITAIVLNLLFPQEK; encoded by the coding sequence ATGTCTACGCAATCTGCCGAACTTGATGCGCCACAGCAGCCAACCACTCGTCCGAGTGAATTAATATATCGTTTAGAAGACCGCCCACCTCTTGCCCAAACACTGTTTGCCGCCTGCCAGCATTTATTGGCGATGTTTGTCGCAGTCATTACTCCTGGCCTACTCATTTGTCAGGCACTTGGATTACCGGCAGAAGATACTCAGCGTATTATCAGCATGTCCTTGTTTGCCTCGGGTTTGGCATCGCTACTGCAGATTAAAACGTGGGGACCGGTAGGCTCTGGCCTGTTATCGATTCAGGGCACCAGTTTTAACTTTGTTTCGCCGCTGATTATGGGTGGGCTGGCGCTGAAAAATGGGGGGGCTGATATCCCAACGATGATGGCAGCACTGTTCGGTACCCTGATGGTCGCTTCCTGTACCGAAATTATTCTCTCGCGCTTCTTACATTTGGCGCGCCGAATTATCACCCCATTAGTGTCTGGGATTGTGGTGATGATTATCGGTCTATCATTGATTCAAGTTGGCCTGACATCCATTGGCGGCGGCTATGCTGCGATGAGTGACAATACCTTCGGCGCCCCGAAAAACCTGTTATTAGCCGGTGCCGTTTTGGCGGTGATTATTTTGCTAAACCGCCAACGTAACCCTTACTTGCGCGTGGCCTCGTTAGTTATCGCCATGGCGGTCGGTTATTTATTGGCTTGGTCATTGGGGATGCTGCCTGAGAGCCGTCCAGTCGTGGATACCGCTCTGATTACCATTCCTACACCCTTGTTCTATGGGTTGTCTTTTGACTGGAATCTACTCATACCACTGATGCTCATCTTTATGGTGACGTCTCTCGAAACCATCGGTGATATCACGGCGACCTCAGATGTGTCAGAGCAACCGGTTCATGGCCCGCTATATATGAAGCGCCTGAAAGGGGGAGTGCTGGCTAATGGCTTGAACTCTATGCTGTCTGCGGTGTTCAACACCTTCCCTAACTCCTGCTTTGGCCAGAATAATGGGGTGATTCAACTGACGGGTGTTGCCAGCCGTTATGTCGGTTTTGTTGTCGCGTTGATGTTGATTGTTCTGGGCCTGTTCCCTGCGGTTGCCGGATTTGTGCAGCATATCCCTGAGCCGGTTCTGGGAGGCGCAACTCTCGTCATGTTCGGCACTATTGCTGCTTCTGGCGTGCGTATTGTGTCGCGTGAAACCCTGAATCGCCGCGCAATTATGATTATGGCGTTATCATTAGCGGTCGGTATGGGTGTCGCACAACAACCGATGATCCTGCAATTTGCACCTGACTGGATCAAAACACTGCTCTCTTCTGGGATTGCCGCCGGTGGTATCACTGCCATCGTGCTTAACTTACTCTTCCCACAAGAAAAATAA